From a single Pseudorasbora parva isolate DD20220531a chromosome 17, ASM2467924v1, whole genome shotgun sequence genomic region:
- the zfyve26 gene encoding zinc finger FYVE domain-containing protein 26 isoform X4, with translation MHPFGHEEETSRRELFGFFTRCLRRGEWELAAACVCQLGDERGDDPQSPRDIVKAIVTHPYLLGWETVGSPHRLAWYWLQVLEKQTKIKVSGSVKRELEFLLLLEELEDIPQSVLKELHEDFLYSEEVKGKIPGDSTPPLSAAVLSCFRSLLTRQQPRLCHSLISFLQHADRSRDHVLQDVFIQHLTVRVSEPVEERDEKWVEQVCAVLALAPWGSERSGAELETLWKGLWSAREGLMTEERILGCLLRPQDQALLTAYCSTALRLLKEKLLGEAPHTHVDLPDLERVMLGLCCHGDKRLVWKAIYFECLSSGKHFLEQVLLTGLDLIKREEFSKLETLLQTEFQPLSRLLLLLGWMHCQSLDSAKTLLKVLHHQQPQTTDSVLSELACTLSSQLAVLEWCDQNNPGISHDSLLSHLHMLDHHSALYVLHCLTPLAKYEEHRVLELLQSTGDPSLVESPNCSVQRNITLFRGFCAMKYALYAICVNAHMHTGCLDCVPQHKQQTEAGQGEVPAEGCSDLLQHYLSECQLYLEAVPALFRLELLENIFSLLFLSDTDFSPQTDQASTGTQTDTERITNSTKGVSMTESNLKVENVGKMEGLKEEVQYGESEQRNPELGHLTSGCRGFLVDLSVMERILRLVREGLEGVCGVGQEDGRALAGDLELAESLGCSVTVETFSTRLQRLSKYTAEAQWRLQIVTSNHGNGNDGLYLPSPLPSPALPLKRQGSSSSNSGVRRKRKNHRHRSERHVSSERQNGEVSTSTSDGGVCAGASCHGSEACPCGGPHSWLVPAMLSPPESLLIACIRRGNYIEAQQVIAMYGLENSECAGELVFMDRYREVLNELAQVEQKIESQSLSSSSSSSEGLGTLGVASGSRTRMGSSSRLTLKSIGSAAAAGIAFYSISDVADRLLSTPSRPIPCLEDSYWLSQCSLDSPDLVRPLVEELSPAAMAAFDLACCQCQLWKTSRQLLETAERRLSGFLEARGVRVDAKVPHAIGIRGFPSVLQQISKVLNRTSVSKGTNSNGEENAVYSPFGCSAQEVLLSCHLTLTEESIASRLNLYQRLEVTLQTLTSATNTSVDALVGSSLLTALAEQAGLRQSELDSHPVRTAMKQLLHFLDQLCLFEPDSAPGRPDYIRSFFDYVNVLASVLVRSMWSEDQSMEVKLGNPLLLLLQSPSQLLSLLVFDRQVSPDRVLSLLQQEQLNLSVQQVVVQRCCETLPLWDSRATTFSQVQPSITGLSGGAFCPASIASIFQQHAQECVPSLDLSDLATTSDPSSESEVSVEDTSATSTSLSTSPPSPPSCPPSSFLLTPSALSFLKSRSPLVAALACLSASRGGVIRATSSGWSGLPSYFRGSGRKEAVLDGDQISREGEALLKNFPILRMYLRSMAEPVLGVSLEAEQGLGMALCGKPVVGMLFSGLQGNVAQAMAADAFQQSLNSSDLNRALELLELYAQPCSQEGALRDKLLACAALQESSNVEQLFRVRDWELRGRVVLQGLDRWPLQHCLELLQFCLSDQNTQDPLREQIQQRKQELDMYQRMLSLQPPLPCETWQELREESTKNPDSVFSLMLEAREFELCGQWVQLYSVSDQSRMQLQTEHLLYLLEQNHTEDAFQLLEALSDSMGLEVSEQALDRRPGLAACHFLSDYLTLHFQSQMTLARRRHIHALHLGSKVLLTLPEASRQDYFSLLSDPLLMLEQLLMNLKVDWATVAISTLRSLLPAQDAGITNQHIDTLLADYARKALDFPYAPREWSRSDSVISLQDAFLQCPAQESCPPSPSHTPPPSTGSTPMHTPSSERRPSGKKIRQLATPFTPPEKTPDRKDWIPDHKQHICMVCQRERFTMFNRRHHCRRCGRLVCHSCSSRKMAIEGSEEPVRVCDQCYNFFHTDSDEELDQEEVAGSPASIDGVLNGVLSLPEVPRKQYRLSPNPAENQQLKSEFYYEQAPSASLCVAILTLHSDHAACGEQLIGQCRLLSRKLTNPEVDARLLTDVMRQLLFSAKLMFVNAGCTQEPALCDSYISKVDVLKILVSANYKYIPSLDDIQETTAVTRLRNQLLEAEHYQLAVEVSTKSGLDPSGVWQAWGMASLKAGSLSGAREKFARCLKAPVDRNQLNHGVRLLQEIVQHLESTVKPTLSTTVDEDILASLRELEEALSDSAPLDCAESKVQRSGYYQECLFYLLTYGTHLSLISFYLRHDCLRDALTHIHSKKCSEDVFLEGIFQPCLERGRLGTLQGLLETLDPTLETWGCYLLSACQLLQRRGHYHSLYQLQQFMMDHVRAAMTCIRFFSHGAKSYLQLGEQQRWLIRAKEHLRTYLQEQQSRRKSHSSSFRKKMSSTDVSRHVHTIELQLEVTRFLHRCESSPSKTAVGPVPTGNSGPPTLFGNSPMKVDVACKVMLGGKNIEEGFGIAYRVIQDFQLEALAVYIRVGQRLIRQRQYSSVRQVLKCVGESGTGSKQDCDAIVLSCVSVADKSPADAKELETLILECKSSENKIKAYLQCSKLRAAYLQAVKLELVKAAPLVQDVMRAAESSGDSVMHNICRQWLSEHQEQSSRQQHGSNR, from the exons GAGCTACATGAAGACTTCCTGTACTCTGAGGAAGTAAAGGGAAAGATTCCAGGCGATTCTACTCCTCCACTGAGTGCTGCTGTTCTATCCTGCTTCCGTTCTCTTTTAACCCGCCAGCAGCCGCGGCTCTGCCACTCTCTCATCAGCTTCCTTCAGCATGCGGACCGCTCCAGAGACCATGTCTTACAGGACGTCTTCATCCAGCACCTCactgtgagagtgagtgagccTGTGGAGGAGAGGGATGAGAAATGGGTGGAGCAGGTGTGTGCAGTGCTGGCCTTGGCACCATGGGGGTCAGAGAGGTCAGGTGCTGAGCTAGAGACCCTGTGGAAGGGATTGTGGTCAGCTAGAGAAGGGCTCATGACGGAGGAGAGGATTCTGGGATGTCTACTGAGGCCGCAGGACCAAGCTCTATTGACTGCATACTGCTCCACAGCACTCAGACTGCTCAAAGAGAAACTACTGGGAGAGGCACCACACACACATG TCGACTTGCCTGATCTGGAAAGGGTCATGCTTGGCCTGTGCTGTCATGGCGACAAGCGTTTGGTGTGGAAAGCCATTTACTTTGAGTGTTTGAGCAGTGGAAAGCACTTTCTTGAGCAGGTCTTG CTTACCGGTTTAGATCTCATTAAGAGGGAGGAATTCTCCAAACTGGAAACACTATTGCAGACTGAGTTTCAGCCTTTGTCCCGCCTCTTGTTGTTGCTGGGCTGGATGCATTGTCAAAGCCTGGATTCTGCCAAGACCCTTCTTAAAGTCCTGCATCACCAACAG CCCCAGACCACTGATTCAGTATTGAGTGAGTTAGCCTGCACTCTGTCCTCTCAACTTGCTGTGCTGGAATGGTGCGATCAGAACAATCC AGGGATATCCCATGATTCCTTGCTGAGTCACTTACACATGCTGGACCATCACTCTGCCTTGTATGTTCTGCACTGCCTGACACCGTTGGCCAAGTATGAGGAGCACAGAGTGCTTGAGCTACTGCAAAGCACAG GAGATCCTTCATTAGTGGAATCACCCAACTGCTCTGTCCAGCGAAACATTACTCTGTTTCGAGGTTTCTGTGCCATGAAGTATGCTTTGTATGCCATCTGTGTGAACGCACACATGCACACCGGCTGCCTGgactgtgtgcctcagcataAGCAGCAGACAGAGGCGGGGCAGGGGGAGGTGCCAGCTGAAG GATGCTCTGATTTGTTACAGCACTACCTATCGGAATGTCAGCTGTACCTAGAAGCTGTTCCAGCATTATTCCGTTTGGAGCTCTTGGAGAACATTTTCTCCCTCCTCTTCCTGTCCGACACTGACTTCAGCCCACAAACAGATCAGGCTAGCACAGGCACCCAGACAGACACTGAAAGAATTACAAACAGTACCAAAGGTGTGAGTATGACAGAGAGCAACTTAAAAGTAGAAAATGTTGGCAAGATGGAAGGATTGAAGGAAGAGGTCCAGTATGGAGAGTCTGAGCAGAGAAACCCTGAACTGGGCCATCTGACATCAGGGTGTCGGGGTTTTCTGGTGGATCTGAGTGTGATGGAGCGCATTCTACGGCTGGTGAGGGAGGGCTTGGAGGGTGTGTGTGGGGTTGGGCAGGAGGACGGCAGGGCGCTTGCGGGTGATCTGGAGTTGGCAGAGAGTCTTGGATGTTCCGTTACCGTGGAAACGTTCAGCACCCGGTTACAGAGATTGTCTAAATACACAGCAGAGGCTCAATGGAGACTGCAGATTGTTACTAGTAACCATGGCAATGGGAATG ATGGCTTGTACCTCCCATCTCCTCTCCCCAGTCCAGCACTTCCTCTGAAACGCCAGggtagcagcagcagcaattcAGGTGTTCGGAGGAAGAGAAAAAACCACCGGCATCGCTCTGAACGTCATGTGTCATCCGAAAGACAGAATGGGGAGGTCAGCACTAGTACCTCAG ATGGTGGTGTGTGTGCTGGTGCATCGTGCCACGGAAGTGAAGCGTGTCCGTGTGGTGGACCTCACAGCTGGCTTGTTCCTGCGATGCTCTCCCCTCCTGAGTCCCTCCTCATCGCATGCATACGCAGAGGCAACTACATAGAGGCCCAGCAA GTGATTGCAATGTACGGTTTGGAGAACTCTGAGTGTGCAGGTGAACTGGTCTTTATGGACCGGTACCGGGAGGTTCTGAACGAGCTGGCTCAGGTGGAACAGAAGATAGAGAGCCAGTCACTTTCTTCATCATCCTCATCTTCAGAGGGTCTGGGCACCCTGGGTGTTGCTTCAGGGAGCAGGACCAGAATGGGCAGCAGCAGCAGATTAACACTCAAGAGTATTGGGAGTGCAGCAGCTGCAG GCATAGCTTTTTATTCCATTTCTGATGTGGCTGATCGTTTACTTAGTACCCCGAGCCGGCCGATACCTTGTCTAGAAGACAGCTACTGGCTCTCTCAGTGCTCTCTAGACTCCCCAGACCTTGTGCGACCACTGGTGGAAGAGTTGAGCCCTGCAGCTATGGCGGCCTTTGACCTCGCCTGCTGTCAGTGCCAACTGTGGAAAACTTCACGGCAACTGCTTGAGACTGCGGAGAGAAGACTCAGCGGCTTTCTGGAGGCCAGAG GTGTACGAGTTGATGCAAAGGTTCCTCACGCCATCGGTATTAGAGGCTTCCCTTCAGTACTGCAACAAATCAGCAAGGTCCTTAACAGAACCTCCGTCAGCAAAGGCACAA ACTCTAATGGGGAGGAGAATGCTGTTTACAGCCCCTTTGGCTGTAGCGCCCAAGAAGTGCTGCTGTCTTGTCATTTAACTCTAACAGAAGAGAGTATCGCCTCCCGTCTAAACCTGTATCAGCGCTTGGAGGTCACGCTTCAAACCCTGACCTCTGCCACCAACACCTCAG TAGACGCTCTAGTGGGGAGTTCTCTCCTGACAGCGCTGGCTGAACAGGCTGGTCTCAGGCAGTCTGAACTGGATTCCCACCCGGTACGAACTGCTATGAAACAACTCCTACACTTTCTTGACCAGCTCTGCCTGTTTGAGCCTGACAGCGCCCCTGGCAGACCAGATTACATACGCAGCTTCTTTGATTACGTCAACGTGCTGGCTTCAGTACTCGTGCGCAGTATGTGGTCAGAGG ATCAATCCATGGAGGTGAAACTGGGAAATCCTCTTTTACTGTTGCTTCAGTCGCCTAGCCAGCTTCTCTCTCTCCTTGTGTTTGACAGACAGGTGTCACCTGACAG GGTTCTTTCTCTCTTGCAGCAGGAGCAGTTGAATTTAAGTGTGCAACAAGTTGTAGTTCAGCGCTGCTGTGAAACTCTCCCTCTCTGGGATTCTAGAGCTACGACCTTTTCTCAGGTGCAACCGAGCATCACAGGGCTCAGCGGTGGAGCGTTCTGCCCGGCCAGCATTGCCTCAATTTTCCAGCAGCATGCTCAGGAGTGTGTCCCTTCCCTCGACCTCTCTGACCTTGCCACAACCTCTGACCCCAGCTCTGAGTCTGAGGTCTCAGTGGAGGACACATCTGCTACATCCACCAGCCTCTCCACCTCTCCGCCCTCACcgccttcatgtcctccttcttCTTTTCTCCTCACTCCATCTGCGCTGTCTTTTCTGAAATCCCGTTCCCCTCTTGTTGCCGCCCTGGCCTGCCTCAGCGCCAGTCGGGGTGGGGTGATTCGGGCAACTTCCTCCGGCTGGTCAGGCTTGCCTTCATATTTTCGTGGATCTGGGCGTAAAGAGGCAGTTTTGGACGGAGACCAGATCTCAAGAGAAGGCGAAGCCCTGCTTAAAAACTTCCCTATCCTGAGAATGTACTTGCGGTCCATGGCTGAGCCAGTTCTGGGGGTCTCGTTGGAAGCAGAACAAGGTCTTGGGATGGCTCTTTGTGGGAAGCCCGTGGTGGGAATGCTGTTTTCTGGCCTGCAGGGCAATGTAGCGCAAGCAATGGCTGCTGACGCATTCCAGCAATCCCTAAACAGTAGCGATCTGAACAGAGCCTTAGAGCTCCTAGAGCTTTATGCACAACCCTGCAGCCAGGAGGGGGCCCTCCGGGACAAACTACTAGCATGCGCTGCTCTGCAAG AAAGCAGCAATGTGGAGCAGTTGTTTCGTGTAAGGGACTGGGAGCTGCGTGGACGTGTGGTTCTGCAGGGTTTGGACCGCTGGCCTTTACAACACTGTTTAGAGTTGCTGCAATTCTGTCTCAGTGACCAGAACACCCAGGATCCTCTACGAGAGCAGATTCAGCAGAGGAAACAGGAGCTGGACATGTACCAGCGG ATGCTGAGTTTGCAGCCACCGTTGCCATGCGAGACGTGGCAGGAGTTGAGGGAGGAGTCTACAAAGAATCCTGATTCTGTATTCAGTCTAATGTTGGAGGCCAGG GAGTTTGAGTTGTGTGGCCAGTGGGTGCAGCTGTATTCAGTTTCTGATCAGTCTCGAATGCAGCTACAGACTGAACACCTGCTATACCTCCTAGAACAGAATCACACAGAAGATGCTTTCcag CTTTTAGAAGCTCTTTCTGATTCGATGGGTTTGGAGGTTAGCGAGCAAGCCCTGGATCGAAGACCTGGATTGGCTGCCTGCCATTTCCTGTCAGATTACCTCACCCTTCACTTCCAGAGTCAGATGACCCTTGCTCGGAGACGCCACATCCATGCCCTGCACCTTGGGTCAAAG GTTCTGCTGACTTTGCCGGAAGCATCTCGTCAGGATTATTTTTCCCTGCTGTCTGATCCGCTTCTCATGCTGGAGCAGTTACTGATGAATCTGAAGGTAGACTGGGCCACTGTTGCCATCAGCACTCTACGGAGCCTTCTGCCGGCTCAGGACGCTGGCATCACCAACCAACACATTGACACCCTGCTGGCAGATTACGCCCGAAAGGCTCTTGATTTTCCTTATGCACCCAGAGAGTGGTCACGTTCTG ACTCTGTCATTAGTCTGCAGGATGCATTTCTGCAGTGTCCAGCCCAAGAGAGCTGCCCACCTTCTCCAAGCCACACCCCTCCTCCATCAACAG gcaGCACACCCATGCACACACCTTCCAGTGAGAGACGCCCCAGTGGGAAGAAGATCCGGCAGCTAGCCACACCTTTCACCCCTCCGGAGAAAACCCCTGACCGCAAGGACTGGATCCCAGACCACAAACAGCATATATGTATGGTCTGCCAGAGGGAGAGATTCACCATG TTTAACAGACGACACCATTGCAGACGCTGTGGCAGGCTGGTGTGTCATTCCTGCTCCAGCAGGAAGATGGCTATAGAGGGCTCTGAAGAGCCTGTCAGAGTCTGTGACCAATGCTACAACTTCTTCCACACAGA CTCAGATGAGGAGCTTGATCAGGAAGAAG TAGCTGGCAGCCCTGCATCCATTGATGGAGTCCTGAATGGGGTTCTCAGTCTGCCTGAGGTTCCAAGAAAGCAGTATCGCCTGAGTCCAAACCCAGCAGAGAACCAGCAGCTGAAGAGCGAGTTCTACTATGAACAG GCACCcagcgcatccctgtgtgtcgCTATACTGACTCTACACAGTGATCACGCAGCCTGCGGGGAGCAGTTGATTGGCCAGTGTCGCTTACTTTCTCGCAAACTGACCAATCCCGAGGTGGATGCGCGTCTGCTGACAGATGTGATGCGGCAGCTGCTGTTCAGTGCCAAACTTATGTTTGTAAACGCTGGATGCACCCAAGAGCCGGCACTCTGCGACAG CTACATCAGTAAAGTGGATGTGTTGAAGATCCTGGTCAGTGCAAACTACAAATACATTCCATCTCTGGACGATATTCAGGAAACAACTGCAGTGACGCGCCTGCGTAACCAGCTGCTAGAGGCCGAACACTACCAGCTGGCTGTGGAG GTGTCGACTAAGAGTGGACTGGACCCAAGCGGGGTTTGGCAGGCGTGGGGTATGGCTTCTTTGAAGGCTGGAAGTCTGAGCGGGGCAAGAGAGAAGTTTGCCCGCTGTCTGAAAGCACCAGTAGATCGGAACCAGCTAAACCATGGAGTGAGACTTCTGCAGGAGATCGTTCAGCACCTGGAGTCCACAGTCAAACCTACTCTAAGCACG ACAGTGGATGAGGACATCTTGGCCTCTTTGCGCGAGCTGGAAGAGGCTCTGTCTGATTCTGCTCCTCTAGATTGCGCAGAGAGCAAAGTTCAGCGGTCTGGCTACTATCAGGAGTGTCTGTTTTACCTGCTCACTTACGGCACACACTTAAGCCTCATCAGTTTTTACCTGCGCCACGACTGCCTGAGAGACGCACTAACCCACATACACAGCAAG AAGTGTTCAGAGGATGTGTTTCTGGAGGGCATCTTTCAGCCCTGTCTTGAACGTGGGCGATTGGGCACATTGCAGGGTCTGTTAGAAACTCTGGACCCCACACTGGAGACGTGGGGCTGTTACCTTCTTTCAGCCTGTCAGTTACTGCAGCGCAGGGGACACTATCACTCTCTCTATCAACTTCAGCAGTTCATGATG GATCACGTTCGTGCCGCTATGACATGCATCCGCTTCTTTTCACATGGTGCTAAGTCCTACCTGCAGCTGGGAGAACAGCAGCGCTGGCTGATCCGAGCCAAAGAGCACCTGAGAACTTACCTGCAGGAACAACAGAGCCGCAGGAAATCACACAGCTCCTCTTTCAGGAAGAAAATGAGCTCCACTGATGTCTCAAG ACATGTACACACAATCGAGCTGCAGTTGGAAGTGACACGCTTCTTACACCGCTGTGAAAGTTCACCATCCAAGACAGCTGTAGGCCCCGTCCCCACAGGGAACAGTGGCCCACCCACTCTGTTTGGAAACAGCCCCATGAAGGTGGACGTAGCCTGCAAG GTGATGCTGGGAGGCAAGAACATTGAGGAAGGTTTTGGCATCGCGTATCGAGTAATACAG GACTTTCAGCTGGAGGCACTGGCAGTGTACATAAGGGTTGGACAGCGCCTGATCCGACAGCGCCAGTACTCGTCTGTGCGGCAGGTTCTGAAGTGCGTAGGGGAGTCTGGAACAGGCTCTAAACAAGACTGTGATGCTATTGTGCTCAGCTGTGTCTCTGTGGCTGATAAGAGTCCTGCAGAT GCTAAAGAACTAGAGACCCTGATTCTGGAGTGTAAAAGTTCAGAAAACAAG ATAAAGGCATATCTCCAGTGCAGTAAGCTGCGGGCAGCGTATCTCCAGGCTGTGAAGCTTGAGCTTGTAAAGGCGGCTCCTTTAGTACAGGACGTGATGCGGGCTGCTGAAAGCTCAGGTGACTCCGTAATGCACAACATCTGTCGCCAATGGCTCTCGGAGCATCAGGAACAATCGTCACGGCAACAACACGGCAGTAACAGATAA